A genomic region of Serratia fonticola contains the following coding sequences:
- the yfbV gene encoding terminus macrodomain insulation protein YfbV → MTSRPSGSVSWFQIFQRGQHYMKTWPSDKRLAPVFPENRVARATRFAVRFMPPLAIFTLTWQIALGGQLGPAIATALFACSLPMQGLWWLGRRSVTPLPPTLLQWFHEVRNKLAEAGQAVAPVEGTPTYQALADVLKRAFKQLDKTFLDDL, encoded by the coding sequence ATGACGAGCAGACCATCCGGCTCCGTAAGCTGGTTTCAGATTTTCCAGCGCGGGCAGCATTACATGAAAACCTGGCCATCAGACAAACGGCTTGCTCCGGTTTTCCCTGAGAACCGCGTCGCGCGTGCTACCCGCTTTGCCGTTCGCTTTATGCCTCCGTTGGCAATATTTACGCTGACCTGGCAGATTGCCCTTGGCGGCCAGCTTGGTCCGGCGATCGCCACGGCGCTGTTTGCCTGCAGCCTGCCAATGCAAGGCTTGTGGTGGCTTGGCCGCCGTTCCGTGACGCCGTTGCCACCAACCTTATTACAGTGGTTCCATGAAGTGCGTAACAAGTTGGCGGAGGCCGGACAGGCCGTTGCCCCCGTAGAAGGTACACCGACTTATCAGGCACTGGCGGATGTGCTGAAACGTGCATTCAAGCAACTGGATAAAACCTTCCTGGACGATCTTTAA
- the pta gene encoding phosphate acetyltransferase produces the protein MSRTIMLIPTGTSVGLTSVSLGVIRSMEQKGVRLSVFKPIAQPRTGGDSLDQTTTIIRSNSTIPAAEPLRMSYVESLLSTNQQDVLMEEIVARYHENTKDAEVVLIEGLVPTRKHQFASALNYEIAKTLNAEIVFVLALGNDSPAQLKERIELARTSFGGSKNKNITGVIINKLNAPVDDQGRTRPDLSEIFDDSTKASVANVDPAQLFANSPLPVLGCVPWSFDLIATRAIDMARHLKARVINEGDIMTRRVKSVTFCARSIPHMLEHFRPGSLLVTSADRPDVLVSACLAAMNGVEIGALLLTGGYEIDASIKKLCERAFETGLPVFMVDTNTWQTSLSLQSFNLEVPSDDHQRIEKVQNYVASHINAEWIDSLTATSERSRRLSPPAFRYELTELARKAGKRIVLPEGDEPRTVKAAAICAERGIAECVLLGNPEEIKRVAAAQGVELGKGIEIVDPVAVRERYVPRLVELRKNKGMTEVVAREQLEDNVVLGTLMLEKGEVDGLVSGAVHTTANTIRPPLQLIKTAPGSSLVSSVFFMLLPDQVLVYGDCAINPDPTAEQLAEIAIQSADSAAAFGIEPRVAMISYSTGNSGAGSDVEKVREATRLAQEKRPDLIIDGPLQYDAAIMADVAKSKAPNSPVAGKATVFIFPDLNTGNTTYKAVQRSADLVSIGPMLQGMRKPVNDLSRGALVDDIVYTVALTAIQSAQADAQAAEA, from the coding sequence GTGTCACGTACAATTATGTTGATCCCCACAGGCACCAGCGTCGGCCTGACCAGCGTCAGCCTGGGTGTCATCCGCTCTATGGAGCAGAAAGGCGTTCGTCTGAGCGTATTCAAACCGATTGCCCAGCCACGCACCGGCGGTGATTCCCTCGACCAGACCACCACTATCATCCGCAGCAACTCAACCATTCCGGCGGCCGAACCGTTGCGTATGAGTTACGTCGAGAGCCTGTTGAGCACCAACCAGCAAGACGTACTGATGGAAGAGATCGTGGCTCGCTACCACGAGAACACCAAAGATGCGGAAGTGGTGCTGATCGAAGGCCTGGTGCCTACGCGCAAACATCAGTTTGCCAGCGCACTGAACTATGAGATCGCCAAAACGCTAAACGCGGAAATTGTCTTCGTGCTGGCACTGGGTAACGACTCTCCGGCTCAGTTGAAAGAACGTATCGAGCTGGCCCGCACCAGCTTTGGCGGTAGCAAGAACAAAAACATTACCGGCGTAATCATCAACAAATTGAACGCTCCGGTGGACGATCAGGGTCGTACTCGCCCTGACCTGTCTGAAATCTTTGACGATTCTACCAAGGCCAGCGTAGCCAACGTCGATCCCGCTCAGCTGTTTGCCAACAGCCCGCTGCCGGTGCTGGGTTGCGTGCCATGGAGCTTCGATCTGATCGCGACCCGTGCCATCGATATGGCCCGCCACCTGAAGGCACGCGTGATCAACGAAGGCGACATCATGACCCGCCGCGTAAAATCCGTCACCTTCTGCGCGCGCAGCATTCCGCACATGCTGGAACACTTCCGCCCGGGCTCTTTGTTGGTTACCTCTGCCGATCGCCCTGACGTGCTGGTATCTGCCTGCCTGGCAGCGATGAATGGCGTGGAGATCGGGGCACTGCTGCTGACCGGCGGGTATGAAATCGATGCCTCCATCAAGAAGCTGTGTGAGCGTGCATTTGAAACCGGTCTGCCGGTATTCATGGTTGACACCAACACCTGGCAGACCTCGCTGAGCCTGCAGAGCTTCAACCTGGAAGTACCTTCAGATGACCATCAGCGCATTGAGAAAGTACAGAACTACGTGGCAAGCCACATCAACGCCGAGTGGATCGATTCACTGACTGCCACCTCTGAGCGTTCACGCCGTCTGTCTCCACCGGCGTTCCGTTATGAATTGACCGAACTGGCGCGTAAAGCAGGCAAACGCATCGTTCTGCCGGAAGGCGATGAACCGCGTACCGTTAAAGCGGCAGCCATTTGTGCTGAGCGTGGTATCGCAGAATGCGTACTTTTGGGTAACCCGGAAGAAATCAAGCGTGTGGCCGCTGCGCAAGGCGTTGAACTGGGTAAAGGTATTGAGATCGTTGATCCAGTCGCTGTGCGTGAACGCTATGTGCCGCGTCTGGTGGAGCTGCGTAAAAACAAGGGGATGACCGAAGTCGTTGCCCGCGAGCAGTTGGAAGACAACGTGGTTCTCGGCACTCTGATGTTGGAGAAAGGTGAAGTTGACGGTCTGGTTTCCGGTGCTGTCCACACCACGGCCAACACTATCCGCCCACCGTTGCAGTTGATCAAAACCGCACCGGGTAGCTCATTGGTTTCTTCCGTGTTCTTCATGCTGCTGCCTGACCAGGTTCTGGTTTATGGCGACTGTGCAATCAACCCGGATCCTACCGCCGAACAGTTGGCTGAAATCGCGATTCAATCTGCTGATTCCGCAGCCGCATTCGGAATCGAACCTCGTGTCGCGATGATCTCCTACTCTACCGGTAATTCCGGTGCAGGTAGCGACGTTGAGAAAGTGCGTGAAGCAACTCGCCTGGCACAGGAAAAACGCCCAGATCTGATCATCGACGGCCCACTGCAGTACGACGCCGCCATCATGGCCGATGTCGCCAAGTCTAAGGCACCTAATTCACCGGTTGCGGGTAAAGCTACCGTGTTCATCTTCCCAGATCTGAACACCGGTAACACTACCTATAAAGCGGTGCAACGTTCTGCCGATCTGGTGTCCATCGGGCCAATGCTGCAAGGCATGCGCAAGCCGGTGAACGACCTGTCGCGTGGCGCTCTGGTTGACGATATCGTTTATACCGTAGCGTTGACGGCGATCCAGTCTGCGCAGGCTGATGCGCAGGCTGCCGAAGCCTGA
- a CDS encoding fimbrial protein, protein MKKILCVTTLVAAMGLGLSASALADDGIVRFEGQLVSEACQVINNVNNPAQVDLGKVAKTAFPALGATAGAKKFTLALKDCPPTVSTATVAFSGTAANADNTALALTQEAGVATGVGIQISDASQSVLSLGAPSAAYPLLPSVVNNLDFVARYISTADNVTAGPANSVATFDISYQ, encoded by the coding sequence GTGAAAAAGATTTTGTGTGTTACTACCTTGGTTGCAGCTATGGGATTAGGTCTGTCAGCGAGCGCATTGGCTGATGACGGTATCGTTCGTTTTGAAGGTCAGCTGGTGTCTGAAGCTTGCCAGGTCATTAACAACGTGAACAACCCGGCACAAGTTGATCTGGGCAAAGTGGCTAAAACGGCTTTCCCAGCCCTGGGCGCTACCGCCGGTGCTAAAAAATTCACTTTGGCACTGAAAGATTGTCCTCCAACAGTCAGCACGGCTACCGTGGCATTCAGTGGCACTGCTGCAAATGCTGATAACACCGCGTTGGCTCTTACTCAGGAAGCTGGCGTAGCGACTGGTGTGGGTATCCAGATTTCTGATGCTTCCCAGAGCGTATTGTCTTTAGGCGCACCGTCTGCAGCATATCCGCTGCTTCCTAGCGTCGTGAACAACCTGGACTTTGTTGCTCGTTATATTTCAACGGCAGATAACGTCACCGCAGGTCCAGCAAACTCTGTTGCGACCTTCGACATCAGCTACCAGTAA
- the ackA gene encoding acetate kinase — translation MSSKLVLVLNCGSSSLKFAIIDAINGEEHLSGLAECFHLPEARIKWKMDGGKQEAALGAGAAHSEALNFIVNTILAQKPELSAQLTAIGHRIVHGGEKFTASAVINDEVLQGIKDSVPFAPLHNPAHLIGIAEALKSFPNLADKNVAVFDTAFHQTMPEESYLYALPYSLYRDHGVRRYGAHGTSHFYVTQEAAKMLNKPVEDVNIITCHLGNGGSVSAVRNGKCVDTSMGLTPLEGLVMGTRSGDIDPAIIFHLHDAMGMSVDQINKMLTKESGLLGLTEVTSDCRYVEDNYATKADAKRAMDVFCHRLAKYIGAYSALMEGRLDAVIFTGGIGENAAMVRELTLDKLGLLGFEIDHERNLAARFGKSGNITKDGSRLALVIPTNEELVIAQDASRLTA, via the coding sequence ATGTCGAGTAAGCTAGTACTGGTTCTTAACTGCGGCAGTTCTTCTCTGAAATTCGCCATCATCGATGCTATCAACGGTGAAGAACACCTCTCAGGCCTTGCCGAGTGCTTCCACCTTCCAGAAGCCCGCATCAAATGGAAAATGGATGGCGGTAAACAAGAAGCGGCACTGGGTGCCGGTGCAGCACACAGCGAAGCGCTGAACTTTATTGTTAATACTATTCTGGCACAAAAACCAGAGCTTTCTGCACAGTTGACCGCTATCGGCCACCGTATCGTGCACGGCGGCGAGAAGTTCACTGCTTCTGCCGTGATCAACGATGAAGTCCTGCAGGGTATCAAAGATTCGGTGCCATTTGCACCACTGCATAACCCAGCCCACCTGATCGGTATCGCCGAAGCATTGAAATCCTTCCCGAATCTGGCTGATAAAAACGTTGCCGTCTTCGACACCGCGTTCCATCAGACTATGCCGGAAGAATCTTACCTGTATGCCCTGCCATACAGCCTGTACCGCGACCACGGCGTTCGCCGCTACGGCGCACACGGCACCAGCCACTTCTATGTGACGCAAGAAGCCGCGAAGATGCTGAACAAGCCGGTAGAAGACGTAAACATCATTACCTGTCACTTGGGTAATGGCGGTTCTGTCAGTGCAGTACGCAACGGTAAATGTGTCGATACGTCCATGGGGTTGACCCCACTGGAAGGCCTGGTGATGGGTACCCGTAGCGGTGACATCGATCCAGCCATTATCTTCCATCTGCACGACGCGATGGGCATGAGTGTTGATCAGATCAACAAAATGCTGACCAAAGAATCTGGCCTGCTGGGCCTGACCGAAGTCACCAGCGATTGCCGTTATGTTGAAGACAACTACGCCACCAAGGCCGATGCCAAGCGCGCAATGGACGTCTTCTGCCACCGTCTGGCCAAATACATCGGTGCTTATAGCGCCCTGATGGAAGGCCGTCTGGATGCCGTGATCTTCACCGGTGGTATCGGCGAGAACGCTGCCATGGTGCGTGAGCTGACCTTGGACAAACTGGGCCTACTGGGCTTTGAGATCGACCACGAGCGTAACCTGGCTGCCCGTTTCGGCAAGTCTGGCAACATCACCAAAGATGGCAGCCGCCTGGCTCTGGTAATCCCGACCAACGAAGAATTGGTCATCGCGCAAGACGCTTCCCGTCTGACCGCTTAA
- a CDS encoding sugar phosphatase has protein sequence MDCKGFLFDLDGTLVDSLPAVERAWTRWAERHGIDAQEVLDFIHGKQAITSLRHFLPNATEAELQHEFALLEQVEAQDTEGVLALPGAQALLDQLNKLAIPWAIVTSGSVPVASARRIAGGLPHPEVFITCELVKHGKPQPDAYLLGAERLGLAPQECVVVEDAPAGILSGLAAGCQVIAVNAPAQSPKLDQVDLILSSLAQIKVTKTALGAHIELVA, from the coding sequence GTGGATTGTAAGGGTTTTCTGTTCGATCTTGATGGAACATTGGTTGATTCATTGCCGGCTGTGGAACGCGCCTGGACTCGCTGGGCTGAGCGTCACGGAATTGACGCGCAAGAGGTGCTGGATTTTATCCACGGAAAACAGGCGATCACTTCGCTGCGTCATTTTTTGCCTAATGCCACAGAGGCGGAACTGCAGCACGAATTTGCGTTGCTGGAACAGGTGGAAGCGCAGGATACCGAAGGCGTTCTCGCATTGCCTGGTGCTCAGGCTCTGCTGGATCAGCTCAATAAATTGGCGATCCCCTGGGCTATCGTCACCTCAGGTTCTGTTCCGGTAGCCAGTGCGCGCCGTATCGCCGGTGGTTTGCCGCATCCTGAGGTGTTTATTACCTGTGAATTGGTCAAGCATGGGAAACCGCAGCCGGACGCCTATCTGTTAGGGGCTGAACGTCTTGGCCTGGCCCCGCAAGAGTGTGTCGTGGTGGAAGATGCCCCCGCCGGGATCCTCTCTGGTCTGGCTGCCGGGTGCCAGGTGATTGCCGTCAACGCACCTGCGCAATCGCCAAAATTGGATCAGGTGGATTTGATCCTCTCGTCACTCGCCCAGATCAAGGTCACCAAAACGGCGCTGGGTGCACATATCGAACTTGTTGCTTAA
- a CDS encoding YfbU family protein has translation MEMTNAQRLILSNQYKMMTMLDPDNADRYRRLQTIIERGFGLQMRELDRDFGEMSEEVCRTIINIMEMHHALQVSWENLKDRQGLDARRLAFLGFDAATEARYLSYVRFLVSTEGRYTHFDSGSHGFNAQTKMWEKYQRMLAIWLSCPRQYHLSAVEIAQIINA, from the coding sequence ATGGAAATGACTAACGCCCAACGTTTGATCCTGTCGAATCAGTACAAGATGATGACCATGCTCGATCCGGATAATGCCGATCGTTATCGCCGTTTGCAGACCATCATTGAGCGTGGTTTTGGCCTGCAAATGCGTGAACTGGATCGGGACTTTGGCGAGATGAGTGAAGAAGTGTGCCGCACCATCATCAACATCATGGAAATGCACCATGCGCTTCAGGTGTCCTGGGAAAATCTCAAGGATCGTCAAGGGCTGGATGCACGCCGTCTGGCGTTTCTGGGGTTTGATGCGGCCACTGAAGCACGCTACCTGAGTTATGTTCGCTTCCTGGTGAGCACCGAGGGGCGTTATACGCATTTCGATTCCGGCAGCCACGGTTTTAATGCCCAAACCAAAATGTGGGAAAAATACCAACGTATGTTGGCAATCTGGTTATCTTGCCCTCGCCAGTACCATTTGAGTGCCGTTGAGATTGCACAAATTATTAACGCCTGA